The Humulus lupulus chromosome 3, drHumLupu1.1, whole genome shotgun sequence genome window below encodes:
- the LOC133823315 gene encoding uncharacterized protein LOC133823315 isoform X2 — MPDHDQDDPMDSPPPRTSNPTPNLEPTTSSSFSSSETTMKTPTSPPPEQPSSSEPKPPEPQNEASVEEFESNSLNSEVAKTGEPCGKQSYDEYQRHVVPYTIPPWSEAPGYNFYFEILKEGSNKDQFDVYQKGAYMFGRVDVCDFLLDHPTISRFHAVLQFKRSGEAYIYDLGSTHGTFVNNNQVKKKSYVDLHVGDVIRFGQSSHLYIFRGPTDSMPPEADLERIRNVKVREEVLDREASLQGARREASHVDGVLWDIEEDAIKEDEADEVTRQTYKGQLTEKQAKTCEKAIKRREKENHNQQSNQDELAESLKDLFTSVFTMVKSEIQGTNNNLELLEKINLRVAEEYNGHGDVASGLRVFVEQLKSKSSSFDEYVRQIDTIEQQVIEFEAVISMLDRYVSMLESKLLSASSHNPSL; from the exons ATGCCTGACCATGACCAGGACGACCCCATGGATTCTCCTCCTCCCAGAACTTCTAACCCTACGCCAAATCTCGAACCCACaacctcttcttctttttcttcttcagaAACTACAATGAAGACCCCCACGTCTCCTCCGCCGGAACAACCGAGTTCTTCAGAACCAAAGCCACCGGAACCCCAAAACGAAGCTTCCGTTGAAGAATTCGAATCGAATTCCCTGAACTCCGAAGTTGCAAAAACTGGTGAACCCTGTGGCAAGCAGAGCTATGATGAGTACCAACGACATGTCGTTCCATATACGATTCCCCCTTGGAGTGAAGCTCCCGGCTACAATTTCTACTTTGAAATTCTAAAGGAAGGTTCTAATAAAGATCAATTTGATGT ATACCAGAAAGGGGCTTATATGTTTGGACGTGTGGACGTCTGTGACTTTTTACTTGATCATCCCACCATTTCTCGCTTTCACGCAG TTCTTCAGTTCAAAAGAAGTGGAGAAGCTTATATTTATGATCTCGGAAGTACTCATGGTACTTTCGTCAACAATAATCAG GTGAAGAAAAAGAGCTATGTGGATTTACATGTTGGTGATGTCATTCGATTTGGACA GTCATCTCATTTGTACATTTTTCGAGGACCAACAGATTCAATGCCACCA GAAGCTGACTTGGAGAGAATAAGAAATGTTAAGGTCCGAGAAGAGGTGCTTGATCGGGAAGCTTCACTTCAAGGAGCAAGACGTGAAGCATCTCATGTTGATGGTGTCTTATGGGACATAGAAGAAGATGCTATTAAAGAG GACGAAGCAGATGAGGTAACTAGgcagacttacaaaggacaacTAACAGAGAAGCaagcaaaaacctgtgaaaaggCTATCAAAAGAAGGGAGAAG GAGAATCATAATCAACAATCGAATCAGGACGAGCTGGCTGAGTCGCTCAAGGATCTTTTCACTAGTGTGTTTACCATGGTCAAATCTGAAATTCAG GGCACAAACAACAATTTAGAGCTATTGGAAAAGATCAATCTCCGAGTAGCAGAGGAATACAATGGCCATGGAGACGTGGCTTCAGGACTAAGGGTTTTCGTGGAGCAACTGAAGTCCAAAAGCTCTAGTTTTGATGAATACGTGCGACAAATAGACACCATAGAGCAACAAGTGATTGAGTTTGAGGCTGTAATCTCTATGCTTGACAGATATGTATCTATGTTGGAATCTAAACTTCTATCTGCTTCTTCTCATAATCCATCCCTTTAA
- the LOC133823315 gene encoding uncharacterized protein LOC133823315 isoform X1 — translation MPDHDQDDPMDSPPPRTSNPTPNLEPTTSSSFSSSETTMKTPTSPPPEQPSSSEPKPPEPQNEASVEEFESNSLNSEVAKTGEPCGKQSYDEYQRHVVPYTIPPWSEAPGYNFYFEILKEGSNKDQFDVYQKGAYMFGRVDVCDFLLDHPTISRFHAVLQFKRSGEAYIYDLGSTHGTFVNNNQVKKKSYVDLHVGDVIRFGQSSHLYIFRGPTDSMPPEADLERIRNVKVREEVLDREASLQGARREASHVDGVLWDIEEDAIKEVEDEADEVTRQTYKGQLTEKQAKTCEKAIKRREKENHNQQSNQDELAESLKDLFTSVFTMVKSEIQGTNNNLELLEKINLRVAEEYNGHGDVASGLRVFVEQLKSKSSSFDEYVRQIDTIEQQVIEFEAVISMLDRYVSMLESKLLSASSHNPSL, via the exons ATGCCTGACCATGACCAGGACGACCCCATGGATTCTCCTCCTCCCAGAACTTCTAACCCTACGCCAAATCTCGAACCCACaacctcttcttctttttcttcttcagaAACTACAATGAAGACCCCCACGTCTCCTCCGCCGGAACAACCGAGTTCTTCAGAACCAAAGCCACCGGAACCCCAAAACGAAGCTTCCGTTGAAGAATTCGAATCGAATTCCCTGAACTCCGAAGTTGCAAAAACTGGTGAACCCTGTGGCAAGCAGAGCTATGATGAGTACCAACGACATGTCGTTCCATATACGATTCCCCCTTGGAGTGAAGCTCCCGGCTACAATTTCTACTTTGAAATTCTAAAGGAAGGTTCTAATAAAGATCAATTTGATGT ATACCAGAAAGGGGCTTATATGTTTGGACGTGTGGACGTCTGTGACTTTTTACTTGATCATCCCACCATTTCTCGCTTTCACGCAG TTCTTCAGTTCAAAAGAAGTGGAGAAGCTTATATTTATGATCTCGGAAGTACTCATGGTACTTTCGTCAACAATAATCAG GTGAAGAAAAAGAGCTATGTGGATTTACATGTTGGTGATGTCATTCGATTTGGACA GTCATCTCATTTGTACATTTTTCGAGGACCAACAGATTCAATGCCACCA GAAGCTGACTTGGAGAGAATAAGAAATGTTAAGGTCCGAGAAGAGGTGCTTGATCGGGAAGCTTCACTTCAAGGAGCAAGACGTGAAGCATCTCATGTTGATGGTGTCTTATGGGACATAGAAGAAGATGCTATTAAAGAGGTTGAG GACGAAGCAGATGAGGTAACTAGgcagacttacaaaggacaacTAACAGAGAAGCaagcaaaaacctgtgaaaaggCTATCAAAAGAAGGGAGAAG GAGAATCATAATCAACAATCGAATCAGGACGAGCTGGCTGAGTCGCTCAAGGATCTTTTCACTAGTGTGTTTACCATGGTCAAATCTGAAATTCAG GGCACAAACAACAATTTAGAGCTATTGGAAAAGATCAATCTCCGAGTAGCAGAGGAATACAATGGCCATGGAGACGTGGCTTCAGGACTAAGGGTTTTCGTGGAGCAACTGAAGTCCAAAAGCTCTAGTTTTGATGAATACGTGCGACAAATAGACACCATAGAGCAACAAGTGATTGAGTTTGAGGCTGTAATCTCTATGCTTGACAGATATGTATCTATGTTGGAATCTAAACTTCTATCTGCTTCTTCTCATAATCCATCCCTTTAA